In Entelurus aequoreus isolate RoL-2023_Sb linkage group LG02, RoL_Eaeq_v1.1, whole genome shotgun sequence, one genomic interval encodes:
- the LOC133636068 gene encoding uncharacterized protein LOC133636068 isoform X1 encodes MSKVPSVKVTCPICQQLYLTECIEAHASFCGERPSMAISLVSADKDTDGTEICPKRRRHQDIKSIADIIQSIADKVDPATTFHICIMRDQMLERGMKLWQRQNKSSPKNLLAVSFIGEAGIDSGALRKEFLTEMLAGIERRFFEGGIDGKVPKYSMTDFEKYNFKTIGEIFAVSLAQGGPPPNFLMQWCYSYISTGEFDQGSITEKDVVDLELMELIKEIEAADSELLMAYTDRILSCGYTGPVSIEKRKTLCAL; translated from the exons ATGTCCAAGGTTCCCAGTGTCAAA GTGACCTGTCCAATTTGTCAGCAGCTGTATCTCACAGAATGTATTGAAGCCCATGCAAGCTTCTGTGGTGAAAG ACCTTCTATGGCCATTAGCTTAGTTTCCGCTGACAAGGACACTGATGGTACAGAGATATGCCCAAAACGGCGCAGACACCAAGACATTAAAAG CATTGCTGACATCATCCAAAGCATAGCTGACAAGGTGGATCCAGCAACAACCTTCCACATCTGCATTATGAGGGACCAGATGCTGGAAAGAGGCATGAAACTGTGGCAACGACAAAATAAATCTTCCCCCAAAAACCTTCTTGCAGTTTCATTCATAGGAGAGGCTGGCATTGACAGTGGTGCCCTGAGGAAGGAATTTTTAActg AAATGCTGGCAGGGATCGAGAGGAGGTTTTTTGAGGGGGGCATTGATGGCAAAGTACCAAAGTACTCAATGACCGactttgaaaaatacaacttcaa GACTATTGGAGAAATATTTGCTGTGAGTCTCGCACAAGGGGGACCACCACCAAACTTTTTAATGCAGTGGTGTTACAGCTACATATCCACTGGTGAATTTGACCAGGGATCAATAACTGAAAAGGACGTTGTGGACCTGGAGCTCATGGAACTAATAAAAGAG ATTGAGGCTGCTGACAGTGAACTCCTGATGGCATACACAGACAGGATTTTGTCATGTGGATACACAGGGCCTGTGTCCATTGAAAAAAGGAAGACATTGTGCG CTCTTTAG
- the LOC133636068 gene encoding uncharacterized protein LOC133636068 isoform X2, translating to MSKVPSVKVTCPICQQLYLTECIEAHASFCGERPSMAISLVSADKDTDGTEICPKRRRHQDIKSIADIIQSIADKVDPATTFHICIMRDQMLERGMKLWQRQNKSSPKNLLAVSFIGEAGIDSGALRKEFLTEMLAGIERRFFEGGIDGKVPKYSMTDFEKYNFKTIGEIFAVSLAQGGPPPNFLMQWCYSYISTGEFDQGSITEKDVVDLELMELIKEVAHLPD from the exons ATGTCCAAGGTTCCCAGTGTCAAA GTGACCTGTCCAATTTGTCAGCAGCTGTATCTCACAGAATGTATTGAAGCCCATGCAAGCTTCTGTGGTGAAAG ACCTTCTATGGCCATTAGCTTAGTTTCCGCTGACAAGGACACTGATGGTACAGAGATATGCCCAAAACGGCGCAGACACCAAGACATTAAAAG CATTGCTGACATCATCCAAAGCATAGCTGACAAGGTGGATCCAGCAACAACCTTCCACATCTGCATTATGAGGGACCAGATGCTGGAAAGAGGCATGAAACTGTGGCAACGACAAAATAAATCTTCCCCCAAAAACCTTCTTGCAGTTTCATTCATAGGAGAGGCTGGCATTGACAGTGGTGCCCTGAGGAAGGAATTTTTAActg AAATGCTGGCAGGGATCGAGAGGAGGTTTTTTGAGGGGGGCATTGATGGCAAAGTACCAAAGTACTCAATGACCGactttgaaaaatacaacttcaa GACTATTGGAGAAATATTTGCTGTGAGTCTCGCACAAGGGGGACCACCACCAAACTTTTTAATGCAGTGGTGTTACAGCTACATATCCACTGGTGAATTTGACCAGGGATCAATAACTGAAAAGGACGTTGTGGACCTGGAGCTCATGGAACTAATAAAAGAGGTAGCACATTTACCGG ATTGA
- the LOC133636079 gene encoding uncharacterized protein LOC133636079: MTDNDSGSSPSQQSRTWPDPSQHSLKKKNSGKRRQSFPPDVKKGHSTKSFLMQFYLVNKHIEKTTKAAEELQLLQAGMGRRTINVTEDADHLWLSRKLEETYAKMIHLKGAWMLYKAVGGSGQRKLCILPPEAEGYTGRYLSAVGRGKSALYIVPVQGNLDMTPLPNCAKEFERIPKVTCHTCSVGMPVQLLAAHVAFCGRDKILDITIERARLFCSR, from the exons ATGACGGACAATGATTCCGGCAGCAGTCCTTCTCAACAGAGCAGAACATGGCCAG ATCCTTCCCagcactctttaaaaaaaaaaaactctgggaAAAGGAGACAATCTTTTCCCCCAGATGTAAAAAAAGGGCACAGTACAAAATCTTTTTTGATGCAGTTTTACCTGGTGAATAAACATATTGAGAAGACTACAAAAGCAGCAGAGGAACTGCAACTGTTACAGGCAGGGATGGGACGGCGGACCATTAATGTAACAGAGGATGCAGATCATTTATGG TTGTCCAGAAAACTTGAAGAGACTTACGCCAAAATGATCCATTTAAAAGGAGCATGGATGTTATATAAGGCTGTTG GTGGATctggtcaaagaaaactttgtattCTGCCACCTGAAGCAGAAGGTTACACAGGCCGTTACCTCAGTGCAGTAGGACGTGGGAAGTCAGCACTGTACATTGTACCGGTTCAAGGCAATCTGGATATGACACCCCTTCCAAACTGTGCAAAGGAATTTGAAAGGATTCCAAAAGTGACGTGCCATACCTGCTCAGTGGGCATGCCGGTTCAGTTACTAGCAGCGCATGTGGCATTTTGTGGAAGAGACAAGATCTTAGACATCACCATTGAACGGGCAAGACTGTTTTGTTCACGATGA